In [Mycobacterium] stephanolepidis, the genomic window GGGCTCGTAGTCACTTTGTGCCCACGAACCAACGGCACCGTCAACCGGAAAAGCGCCCCATTGCCCGGTTCACCCCACGCCTCCAGCCGACCCTGATGCAACCGAGCGTCCTCGACGCTGATCGCCAACCCCAGCCCAGTGCCGCCGGAATGACGCTTGCGCGACGGGTCCGCACGCCAGAACCTGTTGAACACCAACTTTTCCTCACCGGGGCGCAGGCCAACCCCGCGATCTCGCACGGTGACGGCGACGCTATCGATATCGGCGGCCATCCGGATGGTGACGGGTTTGTGCTCGCTGTGGTCGATCGCGTTGGCGACCAGGTTGCGCAGAATCCGCTCCACCCGACGGGGATCCACCTCGGCGATGATCTCGCTGTCGGGCATGTCGAGCTCTACCTGGGTGTCCAACTCGTCCGCCAGGTGCTTGACCGAAGCCACCACGGTCTTGACGGTGTCACGCAGATCCACCTGCTCCACGGCGAGCTCGGCCACACCGGCGTCGTGCCGTGAGATTTCCAGCAGGTCGCTCAGCAGCGTCTCGAACCGGTCGAGCTCGTTGACCATCAGTTCGGCGGAACGCTGCAGCGCCGGGTCGAGTTCCTCACGGTTGTCGTAGATGAGATCGGCCGCCATACGCACCGTGGTCAACGGTGTACGCAGTTCGTGGCTGACATCGGAGGTGAAGCGGCGCTGCAGGTTTCCGAACTCTTCGAGCTGAGTGATCTCCCGCGAGAGGCTTTCGGCCATATCGTTGAACGACACCGCGAGCCGTGCCATGTCGTCGACACCGCGCACCGGCATGCGTTCGGACAGATGCCCTTCGGCGAATCGCTCGGCAATGCGCGAGGCCGACCGCACCGGCAACACCACCTGACGCGCGACCAACAGTGCGGCGGCCGCCAACAGCACCAGCAGCACCACACCGCCGGTGACGATGGTGCCGCGCACCAGCGAAATCGTGCTTTCCTCGTTCGACAACGGGAAGACCAGGTACAGCTCAAGCGCGGTGACCTTCGACGTGGTCGGCGAGCCGATGACGAGGGCCTTCCCCGAGAAACTCTCGGTGTGGACTGTCGAATACTGATAACTGACCTGACCGGCCTTCACGAATTCGCGCAGGGGGCCGGGGATCTGGTTGGCGGGGCCCGCCGATGTCGCCTCACGGGGACCGTCACCGGGGACCAGAAGGACGGCGTCGAACGCTCCGGCGCCACCGCCCTCGGAACCCTTACTGCCGTTCAACAGCTGGTTACGGGCCAGCTCCAGACTGCTTTGCAGCGACCGGGTTTCCTCGCCACCCACGTCATCGCTGACGATGACGCGAGCGCGCTCCATTTCTTCGGTCGCGACCCGAGTCTTCGATTCCAGAATTCGGTCGGTCACCTGGCTGGTGAGCACGAATCCCAGAATCAGGATGACCAGGGAGGACAGCGCCAAATTGGACACCACCACCCGCACCTGCAGGGAACGGCGCCAGGTGAACCCGACCGCTCGACTCAGTGCCTTCAGTCCGCGTACCAGTGGTGCCGATCGCCGCTGAATGCGCCGCTTCGAGCTGAAGATCACGGGGGTCCGGCCTTATATCCCACTCCTCGAACGGTCAACACCACGGTCGGATTCTCGGGGTCCTTCTCGACCTTCGCCCGCAGCCGCTGCACGTGGACGTTCACCAGCCGGGTATCGGCCGGGTGACGGTAGCCCCACACCTGTTCGAGCAGCACATCACGAGTAAACACCTGGCGCGGTTTGCGTGCCAGCGCCACCAGCAGGTCGAACTCCAGCGGGGTCAGGGAGATCTGCTCGCCCTCGCGCGTCACCTTGTGCGCGGGCACATCGATGTCGATGCCCGCGATGTTCAGCAGCTCGGCGGGCTCGTCGTCGTTGCGCCGCAACCGGGCACGAATACGTGCGACGAGCTCCTTGGGCTTGAACGGCTTCATGATGTAGTCGTCGGCGCCCGATTCCAGACCGAGCACCACATCGACGGTGTCGGTCTTGGCGGTCAGCATGACGATCGGCACACCGGAATCGGAACGCAGCACCCGGCATACGTCGATGCCGTTCATCCCGGGCAGCATGAGATCCAACAGAACCAGATCGGGGCGCAGCTCACGGACGGCGGTGAGCGCCTGAGTGCCGTCGCTCACCACTGCCGTCTCGAAGCCCTCCCCGCGCAACACGATGGTGAGCATCTCTGCCAATGACGCGTCATCGTCGACAACAAGGATCCTTTGCCTCATAGAGCCCATCGTGTCACTAGATCGTGACAAAACCGGGGTACCAAAGGGGCGAGTTGCGAACTAGTCTCGCGCGAGCTGCTGGCGGATCCTGAACTTCTGAATCTTCCCGGTCGCTGTTCTGGGCAGGGAATCGACGAACTCGACGCGTTTGGGGCATTTGTACCCGGCCAGATTCTCCCGGCAGTGCGCGATGAGATCCGGCCCCGTCGGTGGATCTGTCCCCGGGTCTGTCACCGCGACCACCACGACGGCGGTAACCAGCTCGCCCCACTTCTCGTCGGGCACTCCGACGACCGCGGCCTCACGGACTCCGGGATGAGATATGAGCGCGTCTTCCACTTCGATGGAGGAAACGTTCTCGCCGCCGGTAATGATGATGTCCTTCTTGCGATCCGAGATGCTCAGGTATCCGTCGGACATCGATCCGCGGTCACCGGTATGAAACCAATTGCCCGCCAATGCCTCCGTGGTCGCCTCCGGCTGGTCCCAGTAGCCGTCAAGGTTCGTGTTCGACCGGGTGAGCACCTCACCGTCCTCCGCGATCGATACCCGGACGCCTATCGCAGGGGCTCCCGCGCGGCCCAGCATGCGGGCCTGCTGATGCTCGTCCAGATCGGCCCATTCGGACCGAAATCGATTCATCGTGATGAGCGGTGCGGTCTCGGTGAGCCCGTATATCTGGATGAACTCCCAGCCGAGTTCGGCACGCACCCGCTCGATGGTGCGCGTCGGGGGCGGCGCACCCGCGACGATGATCCGAACCCGGTCCCGGCCGGGGATCGGCCCCTGCCAGCGGGCTGCGGCATCCAGCACAGAGTCGACGACCGTTGGCGCCGCGCACATCACAGTGACCCCGTGCTCTGCGATACGCCGCAGGATCTCGTCGCCGTCGACCTTGCGCAGCACGATGTGCCGACCACCCATGCCGGTCGCCGCATACGGCCACCCCCACCCGTTGCAGTGGAACATCGGCAACGTGTGCAGCAGTACGTCGTCGTCACGCAGGGTGGCGTGCAACCCGAAAACGACTGCGTTGATCCAGATATTGCGATGAGTGAGTTGCACACCCTTGGGCCTACTCGTGGTTCCTGAGGTGTAATTCAAAGTGGCGGTGTCTGATTCGGTACACGACCAGGGTCTCGGATCAGCCCGGTGCGGTGAGCCGATCTCACCGAATACGGCGGCGTCATCCTCCCCCAGCACGAAGTTATGGGTGGCGCGCACGGCGTCGAGCAGCCCGCGCACCTCCGGGTCCACTATCAGTACCGACGCCCGTGCATGCTCGACGATGTATTCGATCTCAGCGGGAGCCAACCGAAAATTGATGGGCACCAGGATGCGTCCCCACCCGGAAACGCCGAAGAACGAGGTGAGCAGTCGTGCACTGTTCTGCGAGACGATCGCCACCCGCTCCCCCGGCCCGACGCCCAGACCGTCAAGCGCCGCGGCCTGCCCGCGCGCCCGCTCGGCAAGCTGCCGGTAGGTCACCGCCCCCCAGGAGGGCGCCGGTTGCACCGGCTCGTCGACAACGCCGATGCGATCGGGATACACCAGCTCCGCGCGGTCCAGGAAATCTCGCACACTCAGATCGAAGAACACGCACCAATCCTGCCGTCCCACCCCCAATGTGGCGCGGATATCCACGAAGCACAGGTATGTCTTGCCGACCACCGACAGACGGGTGTTTAATGATGGCGCTTTGTTCAGCAGTGGTTCATGTGCGCTTTGCGCACACGCTTAGGAGGTGACGCGACTATGTCCGATAGTCAACCTCCGAGTATCCACAGCGCCTTCTAACGCGGATCAGGGTCGCGCTCGAAGGCGCTCTTGTTGCACCAACACCGTTGCGTGCACCTCGAAGCCACTGCAAGAGAACAGGACCCATCATGAGTCATTGGGATGTCATCATCCGTGTAGCCCTGGGGTTTGGCCTGGGTTGCGTCATCGGGATCGAGCGGCAGTGGCGCGCCAAGAATGCCGGCCTGCGCACCAACGCGCTGGTGTGCCTGGGTGCGACACTCTTCGTCATCATGGGCGGCTACAGCTTCCATGGCCCCGGCGCCGACCCGACTCGCGTTGCAGCACAGATTGTTTCGGGTATCGGTTTCCTCGGCGCCGGAGTGATCATGAAGCAGGGCGCCACCATCACCGGGCTCAACACCGCCGCCACCATGTGGGCCACCGCTGCCGTGGGCGCGCTGGCCGGCGGCGGGATGTACGACGTCGCGATCGTCGGCACCGCGGCCATCGTGCTGGCCAACGTGCTGTTGCGGCCGCTCGGACATCTGCTGGATCGCCAACCGGCCATCGGCCGCGAGGCCCGGCCTGCCGAATACCTGTTCGAGGTCACCACCACCGACGAGACCGAGGCGCATATCCGCGCACTCACCGTACAGGCCGTGAGCAGGCCTGAATTCGCGCTGCAATCGGTGCGGTCCTATGACGTCGAAGACGGCAAGCATGTGCGCGTGGTGGCGAAACTGAGCGCCGAAGAACGCAACGACTCGCTACTCGAGTCGGCGGTGAGCCGCCTGT contains:
- the mtrB gene encoding MtrAB system histidine kinase MtrB → MIFSSKRRIQRRSAPLVRGLKALSRAVGFTWRRSLQVRVVVSNLALSSLVILILGFVLTSQVTDRILESKTRVATEEMERARVIVSDDVGGEETRSLQSSLELARNQLLNGSKGSEGGGAGAFDAVLLVPGDGPREATSAGPANQIPGPLREFVKAGQVSYQYSTVHTESFSGKALVIGSPTTSKVTALELYLVFPLSNEESTISLVRGTIVTGGVVLLVLLAAAALLVARQVVLPVRSASRIAERFAEGHLSERMPVRGVDDMARLAVSFNDMAESLSREITQLEEFGNLQRRFTSDVSHELRTPLTTVRMAADLIYDNREELDPALQRSAELMVNELDRFETLLSDLLEISRHDAGVAELAVEQVDLRDTVKTVVASVKHLADELDTQVELDMPDSEIIAEVDPRRVERILRNLVANAIDHSEHKPVTIRMAADIDSVAVTVRDRGVGLRPGEEKLVFNRFWRADPSRKRHSGGTGLGLAISVEDARLHQGRLEAWGEPGNGALFRLTVPLVRGHKVTTSPLPLNPTSRPSAGARRPVSRGTQPGERGTQPGEQETTPMRTSGTKADRVRESS
- the mtrA gene encoding two-component system response regulator MtrA, with protein sequence MGSMRQRILVVDDDASLAEMLTIVLRGEGFETAVVSDGTQALTAVRELRPDLVLLDLMLPGMNGIDVCRVLRSDSGVPIVMLTAKTDTVDVVLGLESGADDYIMKPFKPKELVARIRARLRRNDDEPAELLNIAGIDIDVPAHKVTREGEQISLTPLEFDLLVALARKPRQVFTRDVLLEQVWGYRHPADTRLVNVHVQRLRAKVEKDPENPTVVLTVRGVGYKAGPP
- a CDS encoding AMP-binding protein codes for the protein MFFDLSVRDFLDRAELVYPDRIGVVDEPVQPAPSWGAVTYRQLAERARGQAAALDGLGVGPGERVAIVSQNSARLLTSFFGVSGWGRILVPINFRLAPAEIEYIVEHARASVLIVDPEVRGLLDAVRATHNFVLGEDDAAVFGEIGSPHRADPRPWSCTESDTATLNYTSGTTSRPKGVQLTHRNIWINAVVFGLHATLRDDDVLLHTLPMFHCNGWGWPYAATGMGGRHIVLRKVDGDEILRRIAEHGVTVMCAAPTVVDSVLDAAARWQGPIPGRDRVRIIVAGAPPPTRTIERVRAELGWEFIQIYGLTETAPLITMNRFRSEWADLDEHQQARMLGRAGAPAIGVRVSIAEDGEVLTRSNTNLDGYWDQPEATTEALAGNWFHTGDRGSMSDGYLSISDRKKDIIITGGENVSSIEVEDALISHPGVREAAVVGVPDEKWGELVTAVVVVAVTDPGTDPPTGPDLIAHCRENLAGYKCPKRVEFVDSLPRTATGKIQKFRIRQQLARD
- a CDS encoding MgtC/SapB family protein; its protein translation is MSHWDVIIRVALGFGLGCVIGIERQWRAKNAGLRTNALVCLGATLFVIMGGYSFHGPGADPTRVAAQIVSGIGFLGAGVIMKQGATITGLNTAATMWATAAVGALAGGGMYDVAIVGTAAIVLANVLLRPLGHLLDRQPAIGREARPAEYLFEVTTTDETEAHIRALTVQAVSRPEFALQSVRSYDVEDGKHVRVVAKLSAEERNDSLLESAVSRLSMEPAVSSVRWHVDREEKAESSEW